In the Colius striatus isolate bColStr4 chromosome W, bColStr4.1.hap1, whole genome shotgun sequence genome, one interval contains:
- the LOC133628424 gene encoding tektin-3-like: MASSYKNRAPRYAVLQSYGLPWMPRAYYKAVATHPTLAPLSGTCQGLSPSEMLPSVSNRKALFTRYSPDNWYRSNQSNYHEAETSRRKAELLMADTFRLVQDKYQQTSKSQADNTKKLGQQVNDIEFWKAELCHELAEIIKESDALREMKARLERALTETEAPLQVARECLLQREKRMGIDLVHDEVEKELLTEVDGIRACQERIRLFLEKAKAQLMTNWATQHELEKDLANKQAARRINDKCHQLRNCSDGISYYHGVQRVDTTISVPKSWAKFSDDNILQSQRERVASTQLRDSIENLMEVTATEMRCQFNRVNVALTNCIAEMPRTSFGPTWPR, translated from the exons atggcttcgAGCTACAAGAACCGTGCTCCTCGCTACGCCGTGCTGCAGAGCTACGGCCTCCCCTGGATGCCCAGAGCCTACTATAAGGCCGTTGCCACCCACCCCACTCTGGCTCCCTTGTCTGGCACCTGCCAGGGCTTGAGTCCCAGCGAGATGCTGCCTTCTGTGTCAAACAGAAAGGCGCTTTTCACCCGCTACAGCCCCGACAACTGGTACCGCTCCAACCAGAGCAACTACCACGAGGCGGAGACGTCCCGGCGCAAGGcggagctgctgatggctgatACCTTCCGCCTGGTGCAGGACAAATACCAACAGACCAGCAAGAGCCAGGCAGACAACACAAAGAAGCTGGGGCAGCAAGTCAACGACATTGAGTTTTGGAAGGCGGAGCTCTGCCATGAGCTGGCAGAGATCATCAAGGAGAGCGATGCCCTGAGAGAGATGAAGGCACGGCTGGAGAGAGCTCTGACCGAGACAGAGGCCCCTCTCCAG GTTGCTCGGGAGTGCCTCCTGCAGCGGGAGAAGAGGATGGGCATTGACCTTGTCCATGACGAGGTGGAGAAAGAGCTTTTAACA gaAGTGGATGGCATCAGGGCCTGCCAGGAGAGGATTCGGCTATTCCTGGAGAAGGCAAAAGCCCAGCTCAT GACCAACTGGGCGACCCAGCACGAGCTGGAGAAGGACCTGGCGAACAAGCAGGCAGCGCGCCGCATCAACGACAAGTGCCACCAGCTGAGGAACTGCTCCGACGGCATCAGCTACTACCACGGGGTGCAGCGGGTGGATACCAC CATCTCCGTGCCCAAGTCGTGGGCCAAGTTCAGCGACGACAACATCCTCCAGTCGCAGAGAGAGCGGGTGGCCTCCACCCAGCTGCGGGACTCCATTGagaacctgatggaggtgacagCCACCGAGATGCGGTGCCAGTTCAACAGGGTGAACGTGGCCCTCACCAACTGCATCGCCGAGATGCCAAGAACAAGCTTCGGGCCCACCTGGCCAAggtag